A part of Candidatus Dependentiae bacterium genomic DNA contains:
- the miaA gene encoding tRNA (adenosine(37)-N6)-dimethylallyltransferase MiaA, whose protein sequence is MKNDNKPYVIIVSGPTASGKTDFSDNIAQIVGGEIINADVGQFYTNLSIGTAKPDWKNQKIPYHLFDILSEPKDLSVIEYKNLVINKINDIVAKNKTPIIVGGSLFYLKSLLFPPIELNKDRIPDLHTFDIQYSWDYLNKIDPERAAKIHPNDSYRIERAIDIWKNLRIKPSDALPKFDPPFNFLFIFINPPMEILSDRIKKRTVEMIKTGWIQEVEKFLGTNWENFFDKKGLIGYNEILHWIKTGKKLEDLDNLTENIYCKTRQYAKKQQVFWKSFKTQIQNSSDNSSFDNKIIEIQDTKKIDFSLFCLKK, encoded by the coding sequence ATGAAAAATGATAATAAACCATATGTAATTATAGTTTCGGGACCTACAGCTTCCGGAAAAACTGATTTTTCCGATAACATTGCACAAATTGTGGGTGGCGAGATTATAAATGCAGATGTTGGCCAATTTTATACTAATTTATCTATAGGTACGGCAAAGCCTGACTGGAAAAATCAAAAGATCCCATACCATTTGTTTGATATTTTGTCCGAACCAAAAGATTTATCTGTAATTGAATATAAAAATCTTGTTATTAATAAAATAAATGATATTGTTGCTAAAAATAAAACACCAATTATTGTTGGCGGCTCACTTTTTTATCTAAAATCACTACTTTTTCCACCTATTGAATTAAATAAAGACAGGATCCCTGACTTGCATACTTTCGATATTCAATACTCTTGGGATTATTTGAATAAAATTGATCCTGAACGTGCTGCAAAAATTCATCCAAACGATAGTTATAGGATTGAAAGAGCCATAGATATCTGGAAAAATTTAAGAATTAAGCCCTCTGATGCCTTGCCTAAATTTGACCCACCGTTTAACTTTTTATTTATTTTTATAAATCCGCCCATGGAAATTTTAAGCGATAGAATTAAAAAAAGAACTGTTGAAATGATAAAAACCGGCTGGATCCAAGAAGTTGAAAAGTTTTTGGGTACAAATTGGGAAAACTTTTTTGATAAAAAGGGCCTGATTGGATACAACGAAATTTTACATTGGATCAAAACCGGTAAAAAGCTGGAAGATTTAGATAATTTAACTGAAAATATTTATTGCAAAACGAGGCAATATGCCAAAAAACAACAGGTATTTTGGAAAAGCTTCAAAACCCAGATTCAAAATTCGTCTGATAATAGCTCTTTTGATAATAAAATTATTGAAATTCAAGATACAAAAAAAATCGATTTTAGTTTATTTTGCCTTAAAAAATAA
- a CDS encoding peptidylprolyl isomerase, with protein MIYIFRKEMKKWHSVLWVVFFALAASTFATYLTYRSQHPAQIAIAKINGQDIKLIDYQRSLNDIKNQIELYKDYARKTGISMDLFLSMFGLLNPEQAAFDACINNKILDMEKSYYNVDVDQENFEKELVAKLPEFLKDSAGNINLDVYKRYLMQIGTTPTEFEDKLQHSLERETFQNFVQLGNYIPVKKLQEIFTNKIAKKSFSLIKFKFDDYLKKAESKEIGNDELKNFFENTKENYRVPEKRSAIYWLVKSADYKKNIVIDESLVQSFYDKNSSTLFRIAPKVKVRHILFKIDKNASAEKIESILKTAKEIKEKVISKKANFADMAKQYSQDTKTALNGGLINFFDKGTYDAEFEKAAFRLQNPGEISDIIKVLDGYELIQLEQRQGASTKPLDDVRDEIVKTLKGKKTLTGLSADLQKIVHEVLSNENVLNEFVKENNLKKVDTKLFEKNITKDESVESALIEHIFSPNKKVGQYGFFAYKQDFVLFQLNNIQKSFIPSIDNVKSTVLKNIYKKNAKKLLKQDINTAKRSILEKKQTLKAVSESFGLNIVETKSVKKSDKLDDLGLEESFIQSAFVLDSGDQVLSVKNKFDYCLVQLKNIEQTNLISFAQEKNSLMQNVLDKEKGAYIQAFIASLLRTAKIEKFEKTLGAQRGISYPEDIDI; from the coding sequence ATGATATACATATTTAGAAAAGAGATGAAAAAATGGCATTCGGTTTTGTGGGTTGTTTTTTTTGCATTGGCTGCAAGTACTTTTGCCACGTATTTAACATATAGAAGCCAACATCCGGCTCAAATAGCCATAGCAAAAATTAATGGACAGGATATAAAATTAATTGATTATCAAAGATCTTTAAATGACATAAAAAATCAAATTGAATTATATAAAGATTATGCCAGAAAAACAGGTATTTCGATGGATTTATTTTTATCTATGTTTGGTCTTTTGAACCCTGAACAGGCAGCTTTTGATGCATGTATAAATAATAAAATATTGGATATGGAAAAATCATATTATAATGTTGATGTTGATCAGGAGAACTTTGAAAAAGAGTTGGTTGCAAAATTGCCTGAATTTTTAAAAGACAGTGCTGGAAATATCAATTTAGATGTTTATAAAAGATATTTAATGCAAATTGGTACAACTCCAACAGAATTTGAAGATAAGTTGCAGCATTCGCTTGAAAGAGAAACTTTTCAAAATTTTGTTCAACTTGGAAACTATATTCCTGTAAAAAAATTACAGGAAATTTTTACAAATAAAATTGCAAAAAAGAGTTTTAGCCTAATTAAATTTAAATTTGATGATTATCTTAAAAAAGCAGAATCTAAAGAAATTGGTAATGATGAATTAAAAAACTTTTTTGAAAATACCAAAGAAAATTATAGAGTTCCGGAAAAAAGATCTGCTATCTACTGGCTTGTAAAAAGTGCCGATTATAAAAAAAATATAGTCATAGATGAATCTTTAGTACAATCTTTTTATGATAAAAACAGTTCAACATTATTCAGAATTGCTCCAAAAGTAAAAGTAAGACATATTCTTTTCAAGATTGACAAAAATGCTTCAGCCGAAAAAATTGAATCAATTTTAAAAACAGCTAAAGAGATAAAAGAAAAGGTAATATCCAAAAAAGCAAATTTTGCCGATATGGCCAAACAATATTCTCAAGATACTAAAACAGCTTTAAATGGTGGCCTTATAAATTTCTTTGATAAAGGCACATATGATGCGGAGTTTGAAAAAGCGGCCTTTAGATTACAAAATCCCGGTGAAATTTCAGATATAATAAAAGTTTTGGATGGTTATGAACTTATTCAACTTGAACAAAGACAAGGCGCATCTACAAAACCTTTGGACGATGTTAGAGATGAAATAGTAAAAACATTAAAGGGTAAAAAAACATTAACCGGTTTGAGTGCCGATTTACAAAAAATTGTTCATGAAGTTCTTTCAAATGAAAATGTATTAAATGAGTTTGTAAAAGAAAATAACCTAAAAAAAGTAGACACAAAATTGTTTGAAAAAAATATTACAAAAGATGAATCTGTAGAGTCTGCTCTTATTGAACATATATTTTCACCGAATAAAAAAGTTGGTCAGTATGGTTTTTTTGCATATAAACAAGATTTTGTTTTGTTTCAGCTAAATAATATTCAAAAAAGTTTTATACCTTCAATTGATAATGTAAAGTCTACAGTTTTAAAAAATATTTATAAAAAGAATGCTAAAAAGCTTTTAAAACAAGATATTAATACAGCCAAAAGATCAATTTTAGAAAAAAAACAAACTTTAAAAGCCGTATCGGAGTCATTTGGTTTAAATATTGTGGAAACAAAATCTGTTAAAAAGAGTGATAAACTTGATGATTTGGGCCTTGAAGAATCTTTTATTCAATCAGCTTTTGTGCTTGATAGTGGCGATCAGGTTTTATCTGTAAAGAATAAATTCGATTATTGTTTAGTACAGCTAAAAAACATTGAACAAACCAATTTGATATCTTTTGCACAAGAAAAAAACAGTTTAATGCAAAATGTTTTGGATAAAGAAAAAGGTGCTTATATACAGGCTTTTATTGCATCTTTATTAAGAACTGCTAAAATAGAAAAGTTCGAAAAAACATTGGGAGCGCAACGGGGAATAAGTTATCCTGAAGATATTGATATTTAA
- the recA gene encoding recombinase RecA, with product MQVKKVTAGNAEFEAKQKALEVAFAQIDKQFGKGAVMLLGQKTVDGVQTISTGSIMIDKALGIGGLPRGRVIEIYGPEASGKTTLTLHAIAQAQKAGGICAFIDAEHAMDPIYATNIGVNTKDLVISQPDYGEQALDIAEMLIRSGAIDLLVIDSVAALVPKAEIEGDMGDHHVGLQARLMSQALRKLTPIVHKSKTSLIFINQIRHKIDSMPFGNKETTTGGNALKFYASVRLDVRRIATLKKDGKPFGNRVSVKVAKNKMAPPFKVVEIDLIFGHGISRELDLLEIAVKLGIIKQSGPWFMYQEEKIAQGRDNCVKAFIENQELLNRVLDAVMKNTDPID from the coding sequence ATGCAAGTAAAAAAAGTTACAGCCGGTAATGCAGAGTTTGAAGCAAAACAGAAGGCTTTGGAAGTAGCATTCGCCCAGATTGATAAGCAATTTGGAAAAGGTGCAGTAATGCTTTTGGGTCAAAAGACGGTTGATGGTGTTCAAACAATTTCAACCGGTTCCATTATGATCGATAAGGCATTAGGTATTGGAGGCCTTCCAAGAGGTCGTGTAATTGAAATATATGGTCCGGAAGCATCCGGAAAAACAACATTGACGTTACACGCAATAGCGCAAGCTCAAAAGGCCGGAGGAATTTGTGCCTTTATAGATGCTGAACATGCCATGGATCCCATTTATGCGACAAACATAGGCGTTAACACAAAAGATTTGGTAATTTCTCAACCAGATTATGGTGAGCAGGCATTGGATATTGCAGAAATGCTTATTCGTTCCGGAGCTATTGATTTATTGGTTATAGACTCGGTAGCTGCATTGGTACCAAAGGCTGAAATTGAAGGCGATATGGGAGATCACCATGTTGGGTTGCAGGCAAGATTAATGTCTCAAGCATTGCGAAAGCTTACGCCTATTGTGCATAAGTCAAAAACATCTTTAATATTTATAAATCAAATTAGACATAAAATTGATAGCATGCCATTTGGAAATAAAGAAACAACGACCGGTGGAAATGCATTAAAGTTTTATGCATCTGTTCGCCTTGATGTAAGACGTATTGCCACATTAAAAAAAGATGGAAAGCCTTTTGGTAATAGAGTTTCGGTAAAAGTAGCTAAAAACAAAATGGCCCCGCCATTTAAAGTTGTTGAAATTGATTTAATTTTTGGCCATGGAATATCAAGAGAGTTGGATCTGCTTGAGATTGCTGTAAAGCTTGGTATTATAAAGCAGTCAGGTCCTTGGTTTATGTACCAAGAAGAAAAAATTGCTCAAGGTAGGGATAATTGTGTTAAGGCGTTTATTGAAAATCAAGAGTTACTTAACCGTGTTCTTGATGCTGTAATGAAAAACACTGACCCTATTGATTGA
- the infC gene encoding translation initiation factor IF-3 encodes MSKFKQGNGQPERSDKLLATSYFVNEKIRASQMQVIGADGENFGVISKFEALRAAQDAGLDLVQVGEKDNVIIAKIMDFGKFLYAKKKQLGDAKKKQKIIQIKEVKLRPNIDDNDYNTKLRKAVEFLKDGKKVKFTLQFRGREFIMIKELGARLFERINKDLTDQQIGTLLEEKEQKAGPFWSKIYFLK; translated from the coding sequence GTGAGTAAATTTAAACAGGGAAATGGGCAGCCGGAGCGTAGTGATAAGCTTTTGGCTACAAGTTATTTTGTAAATGAGAAAATTAGAGCTTCTCAAATGCAGGTAATCGGCGCAGATGGTGAAAATTTTGGTGTTATATCAAAATTTGAAGCTCTTCGAGCGGCTCAGGATGCCGGGCTTGATTTGGTGCAAGTTGGTGAAAAAGATAATGTAATTATTGCCAAAATAATGGATTTTGGTAAATTTTTGTATGCAAAGAAAAAGCAGCTTGGCGATGCGAAGAAAAAACAAAAAATTATACAAATAAAAGAAGTTAAACTTAGGCCGAATATTGATGATAATGACTATAACACGAAATTAAGAAAAGCTGTTGAATTTTTGAAAGACGGTAAAAAAGTAAAATTTACACTGCAGTTTAGGGGTCGTGAATTCATAATGATCAAAGAACTGGGTGCAAGATTGTTTGAAAGAATAAATAAAGATTTAACGGATCAGCAAATAGGAACTTTGCTTGAAGAAAAAGAACAAAAGGCTGGTCCATTTTGGTCCAAAATATATTTTTTGAAATAA
- the rpmI gene encoding 50S ribosomal protein L35, translating to MPKMKTHAGCRKRFRKTGNGKIKRAKSYRRHHSWAKSTKRVRQSKHGVLLEGANAKNISILMPD from the coding sequence ATGCCAAAAATGAAAACTCATGCTGGATGCAGAAAGAGATTTAGAAAGACTGGTAATGGAAAAATTAAAAGAGCAAAATCATATAGACGTCATCATTCTTGGGCTAAAAGCACAAAAAGAGTAAGACAATCTAAGCATGGTGTTTTGCTTGAAGGCGCAAATGCTAAAAATATAAGCATATTGATGCCGGATTAG
- the rplT gene encoding 50S ribosomal protein L20: MSRIKRGTVTKKRHKRVLKQAKGFWGLRSKVFTRAQETLLRAMEFAFIGRKLKKRDFRALFISRISAACKKNGISYSKFINALDKINIKINRKMLSQLAIFEPKAFTKLVELAKK, translated from the coding sequence ATGAGCAGAATTAAACGAGGCACAGTTACAAAAAAACGCCACAAAAGAGTGTTGAAACAGGCAAAAGGTTTTTGGGGATTGCGTAGTAAAGTTTTTACAAGAGCACAAGAGACTCTTTTAAGAGCCATGGAATTTGCGTTTATTGGTAGAAAATTGAAAAAAAGAGATTTTAGAGCTCTTTTTATTTCCAGAATTAGTGCGGCTTGTAAAAAAAATGGCATTAGTTACAGTAAATTTATTAATGCTTTGGATAAAATAAATATAAAAATTAATAGAAAGATGCTTAGTCAGCTTGCTATTTTTGAGCCAAAAGCCTTTACAAAATTGGTAGAATTGGCAAAAAAGTAA
- a CDS encoding cell division protein ZapA — protein sequence MEKELKKIQAVIFGKNYTFATDDNESDVLFAVQYVDKKMKEIASAMNTNDGYVTAVMLALELAKELKQNNDSLGILQQKVLKLGNLLDSELA from the coding sequence ATGGAAAAAGAATTAAAAAAAATTCAGGCAGTTATTTTTGGCAAAAATTATACTTTTGCCACTGATGACAATGAGTCCGACGTTCTTTTTGCGGTACAATATGTTGACAAAAAGATGAAGGAAATAGCATCGGCTATGAATACAAATGATGGTTATGTCACGGCCGTTATGTTAGCTTTGGAATTGGCAAAAGAATTAAAACAAAATAATGACAGTCTAGGAATTTTGCAGCAAAAAGTTTTAAAGCTGGGGAATTTATTGGATTCAGAGCTCGCCTAA
- the rny gene encoding ribonuclease Y, with translation MLIVIFFSGLLLGAISIFFYFKTKKESFYKIKFEAQKLLADAKEAAENEKREALANLKRELYKKRSDFDLEIKKEKIEQQRIEHKLQKKEDAIEQREVLLDDLRKELQQKERDMSRRLDALGFDEAKLKKLYNDLVIKLEKVGGMSQDEARKILIEAMEKEVKLEKQKWLSKVDEETNIIAKDKSIEILTSAMQRYLADQVTLHSSSIVNLPNEDMKGRIIGKEGRNIKALEMATGMEFVIGDTPEIITISGFNPIRREVAKRALDKLIQDGRINPTRIEEVVAKCQEEIDQNIEEIGRQAVLEFGFRGVHPELVKLLGSLHFRTSYTQNNLVHSKEVAYFARMVANELGLDPDIAARCGLLHDIGKAVSAEVEGPHAMIGADLAKKYGEDPIVVNAIASHHDEIPAKTIYGLITHIADAISASRPGARRETLTTYIKRLEQLEEIATSFDGVKKAYALQAGREVRVIVDEVTMDDEKAAMLARDIAKKVESELNFPGQIKVNVIREKRIIEFAK, from the coding sequence ATGTTAATAGTCATATTTTTTTCAGGGCTTTTATTAGGAGCCATCTCAATATTTTTTTATTTTAAAACAAAAAAAGAAAGCTTTTATAAAATAAAATTTGAGGCGCAAAAATTATTGGCCGATGCTAAAGAAGCTGCGGAAAATGAAAAACGCGAAGCTTTGGCAAATCTTAAAAGAGAGCTTTATAAAAAAAGAAGCGATTTCGATTTGGAAATTAAAAAAGAAAAAATTGAACAGCAACGTATTGAACATAAGTTGCAAAAAAAAGAAGATGCAATAGAACAGCGAGAAGTTCTTTTAGATGATTTAAGAAAAGAATTGCAACAAAAAGAACGTGATATGTCCAGGCGTCTTGATGCATTAGGATTTGATGAAGCAAAGTTGAAAAAACTTTACAATGATCTTGTAATAAAACTTGAAAAAGTTGGGGGTATGAGTCAAGATGAAGCCCGCAAAATTTTGATTGAAGCAATGGAGAAAGAGGTAAAACTTGAAAAACAAAAATGGCTGTCAAAAGTAGATGAAGAAACTAATATAATCGCAAAAGATAAATCTATCGAAATTTTAACTTCTGCAATGCAAAGATATCTTGCAGATCAGGTGACTTTACACTCTTCAAGTATTGTTAATTTACCAAATGAAGACATGAAGGGTCGAATAATTGGTAAAGAGGGAAGAAATATAAAAGCTTTGGAAATGGCAACCGGAATGGAATTTGTTATTGGAGATACACCTGAAATTATAACTATTTCAGGTTTTAATCCTATAAGAAGGGAAGTTGCAAAAAGAGCTTTGGATAAATTAATTCAGGATGGTCGAATTAATCCGACAAGAATTGAAGAAGTTGTTGCAAAATGCCAAGAAGAAATAGATCAAAATATTGAAGAAATTGGTCGTCAAGCCGTTTTGGAGTTTGGGTTTAGGGGTGTTCATCCTGAATTGGTTAAACTTTTAGGTTCTTTGCATTTTAGAACAAGTTATACACAAAATAATCTTGTACATAGTAAAGAAGTTGCATATTTTGCAAGAATGGTTGCAAATGAACTTGGTTTGGATCCGGATATTGCAGCTCGTTGCGGGCTTTTACACGATATAGGAAAAGCCGTATCTGCAGAAGTTGAAGGACCTCATGCAATGATCGGTGCAGATTTGGCTAAAAAATATGGTGAAGATCCTATTGTTGTAAATGCAATAGCAAGTCATCATGATGAAATTCCGGCAAAAACAATTTATGGATTAATTACACACATAGCAGATGCCATTTCAGCATCAAGGCCCGGTGCCAGACGTGAAACACTTACTACTTATATAAAACGCTTGGAACAACTTGAAGAGATAGCAACAAGTTTTGATGGTGTTAAAAAAGCATATGCGTTACAAGCCGGAAGAGAAGTTCGAGTAATCGTTGATGAAGTTACAATGGATGATGAGAAAGCGGCAATGCTTGCAAGAGATATTGCTAAGAA